A region of Pseudarthrobacter sp. NIBRBAC000502770 DNA encodes the following proteins:
- the hisF gene encoding imidazole glycerol phosphate synthase subunit HisF: MAVAVRVIPCLDVDAGRVVKGVNFEGLRDAGDPVELAHRYDNAGADELTFLDVTASSGNRETTFDVVRRTAEEVFIPLTVGGGVRGVAEVDKLLRYGADKASINTAAVARPGVIDEITRHFGSQVLVLSVDARRTRPGSQPTPSGFEVTTHGGRTGTGIDAIEWAREAADRGVGEILLNSIDADGTKDGFDLELIKLVRAAVRVPIIASGGAGEPAHFPPAVAAGADAVLAASIFHWGPDNMMSQVKDAIREAGFEVR; this comes from the coding sequence ATGGCAGTAGCAGTCCGCGTCATTCCCTGCCTCGACGTCGACGCCGGGCGCGTCGTCAAGGGCGTTAACTTCGAGGGCCTCCGCGATGCCGGCGACCCCGTGGAGCTCGCCCACCGCTACGACAACGCCGGCGCCGATGAACTGACCTTCCTCGATGTCACGGCCTCCTCAGGCAACCGCGAGACCACGTTCGACGTCGTCCGGCGCACCGCCGAGGAAGTCTTCATTCCGCTCACCGTTGGCGGCGGCGTCCGCGGCGTGGCAGAGGTGGACAAGCTCCTGCGCTACGGCGCGGACAAGGCCTCCATCAACACCGCCGCCGTGGCCCGGCCCGGCGTCATCGACGAAATCACCCGGCACTTCGGTTCCCAGGTGCTGGTCCTTTCCGTTGACGCCCGCCGCACCCGGCCGGGGTCCCAGCCCACGCCGTCGGGGTTTGAAGTGACCACCCATGGCGGCCGCACCGGTACCGGGATCGACGCCATTGAGTGGGCCAGGGAAGCGGCCGACCGCGGGGTGGGGGAGATCCTGTTGAACTCCATCGACGCGGACGGCACCAAGGACGGCTTCGATCTCGAACTCATCAAGCTGGTCCGCGCCGCGGTCAGGGTTCCGATCATCGCGTCCGGCGGAGCGGGGGAGCCGGCGCACTTTCCGCCCGCCGTCGCGGCCGGTGCGGACGCGGTCCTGGCCGCCTCGATCTTCCACTGGGGACCGGACAACATGATGTCCCAGGTCAAGGACGCGATCCGCGAAGCAGGCTTCGAAGTCAGGTAG
- a CDS encoding phosphoribosyl-ATP diphosphatase, producing MKNFETLFAELSEKAATRPEGSRTVAELESGVHGIGKKVVEEAAEVWMAAEYESDEAAAEEISQLLYHLQVLMLAKGLTLEDVYKHL from the coding sequence GTGAAGAATTTCGAGACGCTGTTCGCTGAGCTCAGCGAGAAGGCAGCCACCCGCCCGGAAGGCTCCCGCACCGTCGCTGAATTGGAGTCCGGTGTTCACGGCATCGGCAAAAAAGTCGTTGAGGAAGCAGCCGAAGTATGGATGGCTGCCGAATATGAATCCGATGAAGCTGCGGCCGAGGAAATCTCCCAGCTGCTGTACCACCTGCAGGTCCTCATGCTCGCAAAAGGCCTGACCCTGGAAGACGTCTACAAGCATCTGTAG
- the hisG gene encoding ATP phosphoribosyltransferase, with amino-acid sequence MLRVAVPNKGSLSEAASAMLSEAGYRQRRDSRELVMVDPDNDIEFFFLRPRDIAVYVGRGTLDVGITGRDLLLDAEVEAEELLPLGFAASTFRFAGPVGDFSSAAELEGKRLATSYDGLLRNYLAERGINARVVRLDGAVESSVRLGVADAIADVVETGNTLKAAGMEIFGEPILKSEAVLIRRTGSGGEANGTAKEIDVLIRRLQGVLVARQYVLMDYDIRKELVEKAASLTPGLESPTVSPLRDSDWVAVRSMVPKKETNRIMDELYDLGARAILVSSIHACRI; translated from the coding sequence ATGCTGCGAGTAGCCGTCCCCAACAAGGGCTCCCTGTCCGAAGCCGCGTCCGCCATGCTCTCCGAAGCCGGGTACCGCCAGCGGCGCGACAGCCGCGAGCTGGTCATGGTGGACCCTGACAACGACATTGAGTTCTTCTTCCTCCGCCCCCGCGACATCGCGGTCTACGTAGGCCGCGGAACGCTCGACGTCGGCATCACCGGCCGCGACCTGCTGCTGGACGCCGAGGTGGAAGCCGAAGAGCTCCTGCCACTGGGATTCGCCGCGTCAACGTTCCGCTTCGCCGGCCCGGTGGGCGATTTCAGTTCCGCCGCCGAACTCGAAGGCAAGCGCCTGGCCACCAGCTACGACGGCCTGCTGCGCAACTACCTGGCCGAACGCGGCATCAACGCGAGGGTGGTCCGGCTCGACGGCGCCGTTGAATCCTCCGTACGCCTCGGCGTCGCGGACGCAATCGCTGACGTCGTGGAAACCGGCAACACCCTCAAGGCCGCCGGGATGGAAATCTTCGGCGAACCCATCCTCAAATCCGAAGCCGTCCTCATCCGGCGCACCGGTTCCGGCGGGGAAGCGAACGGCACGGCCAAGGAGATCGACGTCCTTATCCGCCGGCTCCAGGGCGTCCTGGTGGCGCGCCAGTACGTGCTGATGGACTACGACATCCGGAAGGAGCTCGTAGAGAAGGCCGCCAGCCTGACCCCGGGCCTTGAATCGCCCACCGTCTCCCCCCTGCGCGACTCCGACTGGGTGGCGGTCCGGTCCATGGTTCCCAAGAAGGAAACCAACCGGATCATGGACGAACTGTACGACCTGGGCGCCCGCGCCATCCTGGTCAGCAGCATCCACGCCTGCCGCATCTGA